Proteins encoded within one genomic window of Oryza brachyantha chromosome 7, ObraRS2, whole genome shotgun sequence:
- the LOC121055036 gene encoding NADPH-dependent aldehyde reductase-like protein, chloroplastic produces the protein MATTSTPAQAAAAAALPLSGRVAIVTGASRGVGRAIAVHLASLGASVVIGYASSSGPAEALAAELPSAVAVKADVSDEAGVRSLFDAAESAFGGGAAHILVACAGLAISTYPELAATSAADFDAAFAVNTRGAFLCLREAANRLRRGGGGRVVAVSSTLAATLLPGYAAYAASKAAVEAMVRVMAKEVGPSRVTVNCVAPGPVATELFFAGKSEEAVERFKAANPMGRLGEVGDIAPVVGFLCTDAAEWVNGQVIRVNGGIA, from the coding sequence ATGGCCACGACCTCCACTCCGGCGCaggccgcagcggcggcggctctgcCACTCTCCGGCCGCGTGGCCATCGTCACCGGTGCATCGCGCGGCGTcggccgcgccatcgccgtccaCCTAGCCTCGCTCGGTGCCAGCGTCGTCATCGGCTACGCCTCCAGCTCCGGGCCGGCCGAGGCGCTGGCGGCCGAGCTCCCGAGCGCGGTGGCGGTGAAGGCCGACGTCTCCGACGAGGCCGGCGTGAGGTCCCTTTTCGACGCCGCCGAGTCGgccttcggcggcggcgcggcgcacaTTCTGGTGGCCTGCGCCGGCCTCGCCATCAGTACGTACCCCGAGCTCGCCGCCACGTCCGCCGCGGACTTCGACGCCGCGTTCGCCGTGAACACCCGCGGCGCGTTCCTGTGCCTCCGCGAGGCCGCCAACCGgctgcgccgcggcggcgggggccggGTCGTGGCCGTGTCGTCCACGCTGGCGGCGACGCTGCTGCCCGGGTACGCGGCGTACGCGGCGTCGAAGGCCGCCGTGGAGGCGATGGTGCGGGTGATGGCGAAGGAGGTCGGGCCGTCACGGGTGACGGTGAACTGCGTGGCGCCGGGCCCCGTGGCGACGGAGCTGTTCTTCGCCGGGAAGAgcgaggaggcggtggagaggtTCAAGGCCGCGAACCCGATGGGGCGGCTCGGCGAGGTCGGCGACATCGCGCCGGTGGTCGGATTCCTCtgcaccgacgccgccgagtGGGTCAACGGCCAGGTGATTCGAGTCAACGGCGGCATTGCCTAG
- the LOC102722232 gene encoding NADPH-dependent aldehyde reductase-like protein, chloroplastic: MVASSEQAAQPLFGRVAIVTGASRGIGRAIAAHLSALGASVVVGYASSAEEADALAAELPRAVAVKADVADEAGVRALFDAAESAFGAGAHILVANAGVLDDRYPHLANTPTADFDRTIAINLRGAFLCLREAANRLPRGGGGRIVAITSSVVASLPLGYSAYTASKAAVEAMVRTMAKELKGTRITANCVAPGPVATDMFFAGKDDEWVRRTVEANPMGRLGDPGDIAAMVGFLCTDAAEWTNGQVIRVNGGYVS; this comes from the coding sequence ATGGTCGCCTCGTCGGAGCAGGCGGCCCAGCCCCTCTTCGGCCGCGTGGCCATCGTGACCGGCGCGTCGCGCGGCATCGGGCGCGCCATCGCGGCCCACCTCTCCGCGCTCGGCgccagcgtcgtcgtcgggtaCGCGTCCAgcgccgaggaggccgacGCGCTCGCTGCGGAGCTCCCCCGCGCCGTGGCGGTCAAGGCCGACGTGGCCGACGAGGCAGGCGTCCGTGCCCTGTTCGACGCCGCCGAGTCGGCCTTCGGTGCCGGGGCGCACATCCTCGTGGCCAACGCCGGCGTGCTCGACGACAGGTACCCCCACCTGGCGAACACCCCCACGGCCGACTTCGACCGCACCATCGCCATCAACCTGCGCGGCGCGTTCCTCTGCCTCCGCGAGGCGGCGAACCGcctcccccgcggcggcggcggccgcatcGTGGCTATCACCTCGTCGGTGGTCGCGTCGCTGCCGCTGGGCTACTCGGCGTACACGGCGTCcaaggcggcggtggaggccatGGTGCGGACGATGGCGAAGGAGCTCAAGGGGACGCGCATCACGGCCAACTGCGTCGCGCCGGGCCCCGTGGCGACGGACATGTTCTTCGCCGGGAAGGACGACGAGTGGGTGCGGCGCACCGTGGAGGCCAACCCGATGGGGCGGCTCGGCGACCCCGGCGACATCGCAGCGATGGTCGGCTTCCTCtgcaccgacgccgccgagtGGACCAACGGCCAGGTCATACGTGTCAACGGTGGATACGTCTCTTGA